Proteins encoded within one genomic window of Streptomyces taklimakanensis:
- a CDS encoding DUF397 domain-containing protein — protein sequence MSVKRVTGNVDGLRWFKSSHSGSDGGDCVEVAAGSDAVYVRDSKMAGDGPVLRVGRGEWAAFVALVAE from the coding sequence GTGAGCGTGAAGCGGGTGACCGGGAACGTGGACGGGCTGCGCTGGTTCAAGAGCAGCCACAGCGGATCGGACGGCGGCGATTGCGTGGAGGTGGCCGCCGGCTCGGATGCCGTGTACGTGAGGGATTCCAAGATGGCGGGCGACGGACCCGTGCTGCGGGTCGGCCGGGGCGAGTGGGCCGCGTTCGTGGCACTCGTGGCCGAGTAG
- a CDS encoding BCCT family transporter has product MLDRLCRLLGLRTDPVIFFTSAGLTVLFVVAAISLTDWVDRVFAAASDWLLTNLGWFYILGVTTFLIFLLWAAISRYGHVRLGAQDDRPEYGRGTWFAMLFAAGIGTILMFWGVAEPISHFAEPPQQGVAPQTTEAAQMAMAYSLYHFGLHTWSIFCLPALTFAYFVYVRGMPFRVSSVLYPLLGDRVYGTAGRIVDITAVMGTLFGVAVSIGLGTLQINSGLARLFGLPESPLVQVLLITVITAIATTSVVLGLDKGIKTLSNLNIGLAVALMLFVLATGATLFLAKGIIESVGVYLSSLVSLAFWNDTFANTGWQGTWTVFYWAWTITWSPFVGIFIARISKGRTIREFVLGVLALPTAFTIVWFSVFGLSAIDIELGGGGDLVREVVEEGDIPGALFTFLENYPLTTFVSAVSVLIVVVFFTTSSDSASLVVDMLCAGQREEGGPTRQRVFWAVTEGVVAGTLIAATGKGGLDALAEVITVLGLPFFVLAFLMMYSLVRALRTDFPELTGPPPALRRRLERDRKTREWSADKE; this is encoded by the coding sequence ATGCTGGACAGACTGTGCCGCCTGCTGGGGCTCCGCACCGACCCGGTCATCTTCTTCACCTCGGCCGGACTGACCGTGCTGTTCGTCGTGGCGGCGATCTCGCTGACGGACTGGGTGGACCGGGTCTTCGCGGCGGCCTCGGACTGGCTCCTCACCAACCTGGGGTGGTTCTACATCCTGGGCGTGACGACCTTCCTGATCTTCCTGCTGTGGGCCGCGATCAGCCGCTACGGCCACGTGCGGCTGGGAGCGCAGGACGATCGCCCCGAGTACGGCAGGGGCACCTGGTTCGCGATGCTGTTCGCCGCCGGGATCGGCACGATCCTGATGTTCTGGGGCGTGGCCGAGCCGATCAGCCACTTCGCCGAGCCGCCGCAGCAGGGCGTGGCGCCGCAGACGACCGAGGCGGCCCAGATGGCGATGGCCTACTCGCTGTACCACTTCGGCCTGCACACCTGGTCGATCTTCTGTCTGCCCGCGCTGACGTTCGCCTACTTCGTCTACGTGCGCGGGATGCCGTTCCGCGTCAGCTCGGTGCTGTACCCCCTGCTGGGCGACCGCGTGTACGGCACCGCCGGCCGGATCGTGGACATCACGGCCGTCATGGGCACCCTCTTCGGCGTCGCGGTCTCCATCGGACTGGGGACCCTCCAGATCAACAGCGGGCTCGCGCGGCTCTTCGGCCTGCCGGAGAGTCCCCTCGTCCAGGTGCTGCTGATCACCGTGATCACGGCCATCGCCACCACCTCGGTGGTGCTCGGTCTGGACAAGGGCATCAAGACGCTGTCGAACCTGAACATCGGGCTGGCCGTCGCGCTGATGCTGTTCGTCCTGGCCACCGGCGCGACCCTGTTCCTGGCCAAGGGGATCATCGAGAGCGTCGGCGTCTACCTCTCCTCGTTGGTCTCCCTGGCGTTCTGGAACGACACCTTCGCCAACACCGGCTGGCAGGGCACCTGGACGGTGTTCTACTGGGCCTGGACGATCACCTGGTCGCCGTTCGTGGGCATCTTCATCGCCCGTATCTCCAAGGGCCGCACGATCCGGGAGTTTGTCCTCGGGGTGCTCGCGCTGCCCACCGCCTTCACGATCGTGTGGTTCAGCGTCTTCGGCCTGTCCGCCATCGACATCGAGTTGGGGGGCGGGGGCGATCTGGTCCGGGAGGTCGTCGAGGAGGGCGACATCCCCGGCGCGCTCTTCACCTTCCTGGAGAACTACCCGCTCACCACGTTCGTCTCGGCCGTCTCGGTGCTGATCGTGGTCGTCTTCTTCACCACCTCCTCCGACTCGGCGTCCCTGGTGGTGGACATGCTCTGCGCGGGCCAGCGGGAGGAGGGCGGGCCGACCAGGCAGCGCGTCTTCTGGGCGGTGACCGAGGGCGTGGTCGCCGGCACGCTGATCGCCGCCACCGGCAAGGGCGGCCTCGACGCGCTCGCGGAGGTGATCACGGTGCTCGGCCTGCCGTTCTTCGTCCTGGCGTTCCTGATGATGTACTCCCTCGTCCGCGCGCTGCGCACCGACTTCCCCGAACTCACCGGCCCGCCGCCGGCGCTGCGCCGGCGGTTGGAGCGGGACCGGAAGACCAGGGAGTGGAGCGCCGACAAGGAGTGA
- a CDS encoding peptidyl-tRNA hydrolase: MTSSDHTAPTSAFTATAADRDTAPQFVLPLVVRIERTTPPGPPARTDALETAARAVLALLSDERAVREDGAWRRAVDDWQDGRIRKVVRRARGAEWRRACALPGITVTGNGTTGEAGAGDEGVADGASPAEVRVFPPVPLDGWPRELARLQVSGTELDDPVPPAEPGPRLPVLWLNPELEMSAGKAMAQAGHGAQLAWWELDGEARAAWRAAGFPLAVRTAPPGAWERLTSAGLPVVRDAGFTEIAPGSATVVADHPALRP, from the coding sequence GTGACCAGTTCCGACCACACCGCTCCCACCAGCGCGTTCACCGCCACCGCGGCCGATCGCGACACCGCCCCGCAGTTCGTCCTGCCGCTCGTCGTCCGGATCGAGCGCACCACTCCCCCGGGCCCGCCGGCGCGCACCGACGCCCTGGAGACGGCGGCGCGCGCCGTCCTCGCCCTGCTCTCGGACGAACGGGCGGTACGGGAGGACGGCGCGTGGCGCCGGGCGGTCGACGACTGGCAGGACGGACGCATCCGCAAGGTGGTGCGCCGGGCGCGGGGCGCCGAGTGGCGCCGGGCCTGCGCCCTGCCGGGCATCACCGTGACCGGGAACGGAACCACCGGGGAGGCGGGCGCCGGGGACGAGGGCGTCGCGGACGGCGCGTCCCCCGCCGAGGTGCGGGTCTTCCCGCCCGTGCCGCTGGACGGCTGGCCGAGGGAGTTGGCCCGCCTCCAGGTCTCCGGCACCGAGCTGGACGATCCCGTGCCGCCCGCCGAGCCCGGCCCGCGGCTCCCCGTGCTGTGGCTCAACCCGGAGCTGGAGATGTCCGCGGGCAAGGCGATGGCCCAGGCGGGGCACGGCGCCCAGCTCGCCTGGTGGGAGCTGGACGGCGAGGCCCGCGCCGCCTGGCGGGCGGCCGGTTTCCCGCTGGCGGTCCGCACCGCGCCGCCCGGGGCGTGGGAGCGTCTGACGTCGGCGGGGCTGCCGGTGGTGCGCGACGCCGGCTTCACCGAGATCGCCCCGGGGTCGGCCACCGTCGTGGCCGACCACCCGGCGCTGCGCCCCTGA
- a CDS encoding polysaccharide deacetylase family protein, whose amino-acid sequence MTVSVRRTPLSLTALTLVTAAVAGCGGPVGDTPRAASPAAASPTGSASASPGPSASGAPDAEGAVSEYAVLPTSNGGRVAVFRHGPRPEDSEADRDEAEKREKPEEREKNDDEGDKVVALTFDAALSPEDPEGSKKAAEEGGEQTEKATAREESEKKPKEKGERHDNPGLLNTLRREKVPATVFMSGGWARAHRERASDIGRDRLFEVGTLSDSYRPFTPDCAGLEDLPVLAPGKQLGDVRKGLEALREAGVENPTPYFRFPGGCFDDRARKTVAPAGVTAVAGDVVAADAGASDEKKVADRVLSQVEPGSVVVLHWNRAKAPVTEKVVDRIVPKLRERGYRFVRVSEMIAAAVGRG is encoded by the coding sequence ATGACCGTCTCCGTGCGCCGTACCCCCCTTTCCCTGACCGCCCTCACCCTGGTCACCGCCGCGGTGGCGGGATGCGGCGGCCCGGTCGGGGACACCCCCCGGGCCGCGTCCCCGGCCGCGGCCTCCCCCACCGGCAGCGCCTCCGCCTCCCCGGGCCCCTCGGCCTCCGGCGCCCCGGACGCCGAGGGGGCGGTCTCCGAGTACGCCGTGCTGCCCACCTCCAACGGCGGCCGCGTCGCCGTCTTCCGGCACGGCCCGCGCCCGGAGGACTCCGAGGCCGACCGGGACGAGGCCGAGAAGCGGGAGAAGCCGGAGGAGCGGGAGAAGAACGACGACGAGGGCGACAAGGTGGTGGCCCTCACCTTCGACGCCGCCCTGTCGCCCGAGGACCCGGAGGGCTCGAAGAAGGCGGCGGAGGAGGGCGGGGAGCAGACCGAGAAGGCGACCGCCCGGGAGGAGTCGGAGAAGAAGCCGAAGGAGAAGGGCGAGCGCCACGACAACCCGGGGCTGCTGAACACCCTGCGCCGCGAGAAGGTCCCCGCCACCGTCTTCATGAGCGGCGGGTGGGCCCGCGCCCACCGGGAACGAGCGAGCGACATCGGCCGGGACCGGCTGTTCGAGGTCGGCACCCTCTCCGACTCGTACCGCCCCTTCACCCCCGACTGCGCCGGACTGGAGGACCTGCCCGTGCTCGCCCCGGGCAAGCAGCTCGGGGACGTCCGCAAGGGTCTGGAAGCCCTCCGCGAGGCGGGAGTGGAGAACCCGACGCCCTACTTCCGCTTCCCCGGCGGCTGCTTCGACGACCGGGCCCGGAAGACGGTCGCGCCGGCCGGGGTGACCGCGGTGGCGGGCGACGTGGTCGCGGCGGACGCCGGAGCGTCCGACGAGAAGAAGGTCGCCGACCGGGTGCTGTCACAGGTCGAGCCGGGCTCGGTGGTGGTCCTGCACTGGAACCGCGCGAAGGCCCCGGTCACGGAGAAGGTCGTCGACCGGATCGTCCCGAAGCTGCGGGAACGCGGCTACCGCTTCGTGCGCGTCTCGGAGATGATCGCGGCGGCCGTGGGACGCGGCTGA
- a CDS encoding alkaline phosphatase PhoX, with the protein MSATRRQVLGSAGAVGVGIVFAGAVSELFAGTGPAHAAGRGGYGPLVPDPDGLLDLPKGFRYRVLSREGDPMRSGEGPVPSNHDGMVALAGPGAGPVRLVRNHENRPDGGTYRVPAVEGLTYDPEGRGGCTVLTLDRDGEVVDERVGIAGTAVNCAGGPTPWGTWLTCEETEDKAGTAGYTRDHGFVFEVDVRPGRRTVPEPLTALGRFQHEAVAVDPRTGIVYETEDAFDHPFGLFYRFLPDRPRGGFGSLRAGGRLEALRVPDVPDLSAVREPGTRFDRVEWVPVPDPSARETPVRLQDFGRRGVTHAQKLEGCYWGGHRGEGAVYFVSSYARGSEGSAADHFGQVWRYEPRRRRLTLVVIFGPDTGVEMPGESPDNICPAPGGGLMVCEDGGGAQHVYGVDRDGGVHPVARNARNIGTVEEPEYGEFAGVTFAPDGRTLYVNCYTPGTTFAVTGPWRHRSAVTPTGDGR; encoded by the coding sequence ATGTCCGCAACGCGACGCCAGGTCCTGGGAAGCGCCGGTGCCGTGGGAGTGGGCATCGTCTTCGCGGGAGCCGTCTCCGAACTGTTCGCCGGCACCGGTCCCGCCCACGCCGCCGGTCGGGGCGGCTACGGCCCCCTCGTCCCCGACCCGGACGGTCTCCTCGACCTGCCGAAAGGTTTCCGCTACCGGGTGCTGTCGCGCGAGGGCGATCCGATGCGCTCCGGCGAGGGCCCGGTGCCCAGCAACCACGACGGCATGGTCGCCCTGGCCGGCCCGGGCGCCGGACCCGTGCGGCTGGTCCGCAACCACGAGAACAGACCGGACGGCGGCACGTACCGCGTCCCGGCCGTCGAGGGCCTGACGTACGACCCGGAGGGGCGGGGCGGCTGCACCGTGCTGACGCTCGACCGGGACGGCGAGGTGGTGGACGAGCGGGTCGGCATCGCGGGCACCGCCGTGAACTGCGCCGGCGGCCCCACCCCCTGGGGGACCTGGCTGACCTGCGAGGAGACCGAGGACAAGGCCGGCACGGCCGGCTACACCAGGGACCACGGCTTCGTCTTCGAGGTCGACGTCCGCCCCGGCCGGCGCACCGTCCCCGAGCCGCTCACCGCGCTGGGCCGCTTCCAGCACGAGGCCGTCGCCGTCGATCCGCGCACCGGGATCGTCTACGAGACCGAGGACGCCTTCGACCACCCCTTCGGCCTCTTCTACCGCTTCCTGCCCGACCGGCCCCGCGGCGGCTTCGGCTCCCTGCGCGCGGGCGGCCGGTTGGAGGCCCTGCGGGTGCCGGACGTCCCGGACCTGTCGGCCGTCCGGGAGCCCGGCACCCGCTTCGACCGCGTCGAGTGGGTGCCGGTGCCCGACCCGTCGGCACGGGAGACGCCCGTCCGCCTCCAGGACTTCGGTCGGCGCGGCGTCACGCACGCGCAGAAGCTGGAGGGCTGCTACTGGGGCGGCCACCGGGGGGAGGGGGCGGTGTACTTCGTCTCCAGCTACGCCCGCGGCTCCGAGGGCTCGGCGGCCGACCACTTCGGTCAGGTGTGGCGGTACGAGCCGCGCCGCCGCAGGCTGACCCTGGTGGTGATCTTCGGCCCGGACACCGGCGTGGAGATGCCGGGCGAGTCGCCGGACAACATCTGTCCGGCCCCCGGCGGCGGCCTGATGGTCTGTGAGGACGGCGGCGGCGCCCAGCACGTGTACGGGGTGGACCGGGACGGCGGGGTCCACCCCGTGGCGCGCAACGCCCGCAACATCGGCACCGTCGAGGAGCCGGAGTACGGCGAGTTCGCGGGCGTCACCTTCGCACCCGACGGCCGCACCCTGTACGTCAACTGCTACACCCCGGGGACCACGTTCGCCGTCACCGGACCGTGGCGGCACCGATCGGCCGTCACTCCGACCGGGGACGGCCGATAG
- the zapE gene encoding cell division protein ZapE produces MTDGSRPLSLCAREPHVPADRLVAEMVPPPRFDSVRFDNYIPDPDRPSQAEAVRVLEEFAAGLGGGPTNGAGAGGIRRWFRRGGRSADGPAASAGPRGVYLDGGYGVGKTHLLASLWHATEAPPERKAFGTFVELTNLVGALGFQQTVATLSGHRLLCIDEFELDDPGDTVLVSTLLGRLVEEGVALAATSNTLPGKLGEGRFAAADFLREIQGLAAHFRALRIDGEDYRHRGLPDAPPPSDAETVTRFAHTTPGASLDHFPSLLDHLSRVHPSRYGALCDGVEAVCLTDVQPVPDQSTALRLVVLADRLYDREVPVLASGVPFDALFGEDMLKGGYRKKYFRAISRLTALARDARRSVDT; encoded by the coding sequence ATGACCGACGGGAGCCGGCCGCTGTCGCTGTGCGCCCGCGAGCCGCACGTCCCCGCCGACCGGCTGGTGGCCGAGATGGTGCCGCCGCCCCGTTTCGACTCGGTCCGCTTCGACAACTACATCCCCGACCCGGACCGGCCCAGCCAGGCCGAGGCGGTGAGGGTGCTGGAGGAGTTCGCGGCCGGACTCGGCGGCGGGCCGACGAACGGCGCCGGCGCCGGCGGCATCCGACGCTGGTTCCGCCGCGGTGGCCGGAGCGCCGACGGGCCGGCGGCCTCCGCAGGCCCGCGCGGGGTGTACCTCGACGGCGGTTACGGCGTCGGCAAGACCCACCTGCTCGCCTCCCTGTGGCACGCCACCGAGGCGCCGCCCGAGCGCAAGGCGTTCGGCACCTTCGTGGAGCTGACCAACCTGGTGGGCGCCCTCGGCTTCCAGCAGACGGTGGCCACGCTCAGCGGGCACCGGCTGCTGTGCATCGACGAGTTCGAGCTGGACGACCCGGGCGACACCGTGCTGGTCTCCACCCTGTTGGGCCGGTTGGTGGAGGAGGGCGTGGCGCTGGCGGCCACCTCCAACACCCTGCCCGGCAAGCTCGGCGAAGGCCGTTTCGCCGCCGCCGACTTCCTGCGCGAGATCCAGGGCCTGGCGGCGCACTTCCGCGCGCTGCGCATCGACGGTGAGGACTACCGCCACCGCGGTCTCCCCGACGCGCCGCCGCCCAGCGACGCCGAGACCGTCACGCGCTTCGCGCACACCACCCCCGGGGCGTCCCTCGACCACTTCCCCTCCCTCCTGGACCACCTCTCCCGTGTCCACCCCAGCCGCTACGGTGCGCTGTGCGACGGTGTGGAGGCGGTCTGCCTCACGGATGTCCAGCCGGTGCCGGATCAATCCACCGCGCTGCGCCTGGTGGTCCTCGCCGACCGGCTCTACGACCGCGAGGTGCCGGTGCTCGCCTCCGGGGTGCCGTTCGACGCCCTCTTCGGCGAGGACATGCTCAAGGGCGGCTACCGCAAGAAGTACTTCCGGGCGATATCCCGGCTCACCGCGCTCGCGCGCGACGCCCGGCGGTCCGTGGACACCTGA
- a CDS encoding pyrimidine reductase family protein: MRRLFPQPTPPEVAAPSVSPAGPGEGAAPSVRPGPSGPPWPLEELADAYAYPASAAPDAPGGPTPWLRGNMVSSLDGAAHHGGRSQPLSSDADMRVFGVLRALADAVVVGAETVRQEGYRPARARAAFAARRRAAGQGPAPAIAVVSAGLDLDFSLPLFTEPLVPTLVLTGAAAPADRQAAARAAGAVVVHAGEGTGVDPARVPGLLAEHGHTRLLTEGGPRLLGQFAAAGVLDELCLTLSPRITVGNASRITDGPGLAAPAEYALVSLVEEDGFLFTRYRRAGAVPPG; encoded by the coding sequence ATGCGACGTCTGTTCCCCCAGCCGACACCCCCCGAAGTCGCCGCCCCCTCCGTCTCCCCGGCCGGGCCGGGGGAGGGAGCCGCGCCGAGCGTCCGCCCCGGACCGTCCGGCCCCCCGTGGCCGCTGGAGGAACTCGCCGACGCCTACGCCTACCCCGCGAGCGCGGCCCCGGACGCGCCCGGCGGGCCGACGCCCTGGCTGCGCGGCAACATGGTCTCCTCGCTCGACGGCGCCGCCCACCACGGGGGTCGTTCCCAGCCGCTCTCCTCGGACGCCGACATGCGGGTCTTCGGGGTGCTGCGGGCCTTGGCGGACGCCGTGGTCGTCGGTGCCGAAACGGTACGTCAGGAGGGTTACCGGCCCGCCCGCGCCCGGGCGGCGTTCGCCGCCCGGCGCCGAGCCGCCGGACAGGGCCCGGCACCGGCCATCGCGGTCGTCAGCGCCGGGCTGGACCTGGACTTCTCCCTGCCGCTGTTCACCGAACCGTTGGTGCCCACCCTGGTCCTCACCGGCGCCGCGGCCCCGGCCGACCGCCAGGCGGCGGCGCGCGCGGCGGGCGCGGTGGTGGTGCACGCGGGCGAGGGCACGGGAGTGGACCCGGCCCGGGTGCCGGGACTGCTGGCCGAGCACGGTCACACCCGACTGCTCACCGAGGGCGGGCCCAGGCTGCTGGGCCAGTTCGCGGCGGCGGGCGTGCTGGACGAACTGTGCCTGACGCTCTCCCCCCGGATCACCGTCGGAAACGCGTCACGGATCACCGACGGCCCCGGCCTGGCGGCGCCCGCGGAGTACGCGCTGGTGTCGTTGGTCGAGGAGGACGGCTTCCTCTTCACGCGCTACCGACGCGCCGGCGCGGTGCCACCGGGGTGA
- a CDS encoding indole-3-glycerol phosphate synthase: MFTSVLMIEKPLVPTDVELVTTLHGEEPVSFVVLMQPRGDQDRLLRALDDVALGELDDAVREAAGEGEDDDGPVSPAERALEHSLVALRAAGAEAVGQIVQDHPLDLLTSVVRETDADEVIVLTAPHLVEEFFHRDWASRARHKVGVPVLKLFAHGE, encoded by the coding sequence GTGTTCACGTCCGTATTGATGATCGAGAAGCCGCTGGTGCCCACCGACGTGGAGCTCGTCACCACCCTCCACGGAGAGGAACCCGTCTCGTTCGTGGTGCTGATGCAGCCCCGGGGCGACCAGGACCGGTTGCTGCGCGCCCTGGACGACGTGGCCCTCGGCGAACTCGACGACGCGGTGCGCGAGGCCGCCGGAGAGGGGGAGGACGACGACGGCCCGGTCTCCCCGGCCGAACGCGCCCTGGAACACTCGCTGGTGGCGCTGCGCGCGGCGGGGGCGGAGGCCGTCGGCCAGATCGTCCAGGACCATCCGCTCGACCTGCTCACCTCCGTCGTCCGGGAGACCGACGCCGACGAGGTGATCGTGCTGACGGCGCCCCACCTGGTCGAGGAGTTCTTCCACCGCGACTGGGCCTCCCGGGCCCGCCACAAGGTCGGCGTCCCGGTCCTCAAGCTCTTCGCGCACGGGGAGTGA
- the murC gene encoding UDP-N-acetylmuramate--L-alanine ligase encodes MAPGLPPAMERPHFIGIGGAGMSGIAKILAQRGAEVAGSDARDSATAEALRALGATVHVGHDAAHLAADASAVVVSSAIRDDNPELAAARERGVPVVHRSDALAALMDGLRPIAVAGTHGKTTTTSMLAVALDTMGLDPSYAIGGDLDGPGTNARHGGGEIFVAEADESDRSFHKYAPEVAIVLNVELDHHANYASMEEIHESFETFVGRVRPGGTLVVAADQEGARELTARVRARAAEEGRDLRVVTYGEADDADVRVRKVLPQGLTSEVTVSMDDGEIAFTVSVPGRHYAHNAVAALVAGAALGVPAADLAAALASYTGVNRRLQPKGEARGVRVVDSYAHHPTEMTADLEAIRGAAGDGRVLVLFQPHLFSRTRELGAEMGRALALADASVVLDVYPAREDPIPGVTSAVVTDAARAAGADVRHESDKPTAAALLAGMAEPGDFVLTMGAGDVTELGAVVLDRLADRPAN; translated from the coding sequence ATGGCGCCCGGCCTGCCGCCCGCGATGGAACGGCCCCACTTCATCGGCATCGGCGGCGCCGGCATGTCCGGTATCGCGAAGATCCTCGCCCAGCGCGGCGCCGAGGTCGCGGGCAGCGACGCCAGGGACTCCGCCACCGCCGAGGCGCTGCGCGCCCTCGGGGCGACCGTCCACGTCGGCCACGACGCCGCCCACCTCGCGGCCGACGCCAGCGCCGTCGTGGTCTCCAGCGCCATCCGCGACGACAACCCCGAACTGGCGGCCGCACGAGAGCGCGGCGTGCCCGTCGTGCACCGCTCCGACGCGCTGGCCGCCCTCATGGACGGGCTGCGGCCGATCGCCGTCGCCGGCACCCACGGCAAGACCACCACCACCTCCATGCTCGCCGTCGCCCTGGACACGATGGGCCTGGACCCCTCGTACGCGATCGGCGGCGACCTCGACGGCCCCGGCACCAATGCCCGCCACGGCGGCGGCGAGATCTTCGTCGCCGAGGCCGACGAGAGCGACCGCAGCTTCCACAAGTACGCCCCCGAGGTCGCGATCGTCCTCAACGTGGAGCTGGACCACCACGCCAACTACGCCTCGATGGAGGAGATCCACGAGTCGTTCGAGACGTTCGTGGGCCGCGTCCGCCCCGGCGGCACCCTGGTCGTCGCCGCCGACCAGGAGGGCGCCCGCGAACTGACCGCCCGCGTCCGCGCCCGCGCCGCCGAGGAGGGCCGCGACCTGCGGGTCGTCACCTACGGCGAGGCGGACGACGCCGACGTGCGCGTTCGGAAGGTCCTCCCGCAGGGGCTGACCAGCGAGGTCACCGTCTCGATGGACGACGGGGAGATCGCCTTCACCGTCTCCGTCCCCGGCCGCCACTACGCCCACAACGCCGTCGCCGCGCTCGTCGCCGGCGCGGCGCTCGGCGTACCGGCCGCGGACCTGGCCGCCGCGCTCGCCTCCTACACCGGCGTCAACCGCCGCCTCCAGCCCAAGGGCGAGGCGCGCGGCGTGCGGGTCGTCGACTCCTACGCCCACCACCCCACCGAGATGACCGCCGATCTGGAGGCCATCCGGGGCGCCGCCGGCGACGGTCGGGTGCTGGTCCTCTTCCAGCCCCACCTGTTCAGCCGCACCCGGGAGCTGGGCGCCGAGATGGGGCGGGCCCTGGCCCTGGCCGACGCCTCGGTCGTCCTGGACGTCTACCCGGCCCGTGAGGACCCGATCCCCGGCGTGACCAGCGCCGTCGTCACCGACGCCGCCCGTGCCGCGGGCGCGGACGTGCGGCACGAGTCCGACAAGCCGACGGCCGCCGCGCTGCTGGCGGGAATGGCCGAGCCCGGTGACTTCGTTCTGACGATGGGGGCGGGCGACGTCACCGAGCTCGGCGCGGTCGTCCTGGACCGCCTGGCGGACCGTCCGGCGAACTGA
- the msrB gene encoding peptide-methionine (R)-S-oxide reductase MsrB codes for MGYEIDKTEEQWRQELSPAEYHVLREAGTEPAFTGEYTHTKATGVYECRACGAELFRSDTKFESHCGWPSFFDPADSSAVELLEDRSHGMVRTEVRCARCGSHLGHVFRGEGYPTPTDERYCINSISLRLVPEEDAGESRG; via the coding sequence ATGGGGTACGAGATCGACAAGACCGAGGAGCAGTGGCGGCAGGAGCTCAGCCCCGCCGAGTACCACGTGCTGCGCGAGGCGGGCACCGAGCCCGCCTTCACCGGCGAGTACACCCACACCAAGGCCACCGGCGTCTACGAGTGCCGCGCCTGCGGGGCCGAGCTGTTCCGCTCCGACACGAAGTTCGAGTCCCACTGCGGCTGGCCCAGCTTCTTCGACCCGGCCGACTCCTCGGCCGTCGAGCTGCTGGAGGACCGCTCCCACGGCATGGTCCGCACCGAGGTCCGCTGCGCGCGCTGCGGCTCCCACCTGGGCCACGTCTTCCGCGGCGAGGGCTACCCGACGCCGACGGACGAGCGCTACTGCATCAACTCCATTTCGCTGCGGCTCGTCCCCGAGGAGGACGCGGGCGAGAGTCGGGGCTGA